CCTGCGAACGGTGGCCGAGACACCCGTCCGGCGCCGGGTCCTGGTCCTCGACGGGACGGACGGGCCCTGGCTGCCGCCCGGCTTCGACGTCGTCCCTCAGTGCGCGGGCGGCCTCGACGAGAGGCTGGCGGCAGCCTTCGCCGACTGCGACGGCCCGGCCCTGCTGATCGGGATGGACACACCGCAGGTCACCCCGAGCCTGCTCACTGTGGACTTCGACGGGTACGACGCCTGCCTCGGTCCGGCCGACGACGGCGGCTTCTGGGCGCTGGGGTTGGCGGAGCCGGTCCCGGAGCTGCTGCGCGGGGTCCCGATGTCGACGCCCGTCACCGGCGCCGTCCAGCGCGACCGTCTGGTCGCCGCGGGCCTGCGGGTGCGCGATCTGCCGCGGCTGCGGGACGTGGACACGGCAGCCGACGCCGAAGCGGTCGCCGCCATGGCGCCACACGGCTGCTTCGCCGCGGAACTGGCCCGACTGCGGACGGCCGGCCACCGATGAGCACAGCGCATGAGGTGATGGCGCGAGACAACTCCAAGCACAGCTGGTCCGCCGACCCCTACGCCGACGCCCTCAGGGCCGGCCGGGGACCACTCTTCCTGCGCCGCAGCGACGGTTGGCTGCTGCCGCTGGACGTCGAGCGGTGGTGTGCGCGGGCCGACGCCGTGGACCAGCAGGTCCTGGGCCGGTGTGAGGGAGCTGTCCTCGACGTCGGGTGCGGGCCGGGAAGGCTGGTCACGGAACTCGCGGCCCAGGGCCGGACCGCGCTCGGCATCGACGTCAGCGAGGCCGCGGTCGCCCACACCCTGGACCTCGGCGGGCCTGCCCTGCGGCGCTCGGTCTTCGAACCCCTGCCAGGCGAGGGCCGCTGGAACACCGCCCTGCTCCTCGACGACAACCTCGGCATCGGCGGCGACCCTCGCGCCCTGCTCCGCCGACTGACCCAACTAGTGCTGCCTGGTGGCCTGTTGATCGCCGAGACGGTCCCGGCGGACGTGGACGAACGCGCCGACGTCCGCATCGTGCGCGGCCCCGCCCCACGGGGCGCCACCGAAGCCACGTTCCGCTGGGCCCGGCTCGGCACCCCGGCGCTGCTGCGGTACGCCCGCCCGCTGGGCTGGCGCACGGTCGATCAGTGGTCGGCCGGCGGCCGCTGCTTCGTCTCCCTGCGCAGCCGCAGCACCGACAGCACGGCAGAACCGCCGAACAGTACGGCGGTGATCAGCAGCCAGCGGGCGAGGAAGCCGTCTGCGGACCGACCGGTGGCCGACTCGTAGCTGTCCGCGACCCGGCCGCTGATCAGAGGGAACCACACCAGCAGCAGGAGCCCGGACAGGGCCGCCGGCACCCGGACGTACAGGGTCCGCTCCCGGCGGCCGACGGCACCGAGCACACCGGTGACCGCCCGGTCCACAGTCGCGTACAGCGGCAGAAACAC
This region of Streptomyces caelestis genomic DNA includes:
- a CDS encoding TIGR04282 family arsenosugar biosynthesis glycosyltransferase, translated to MTTLLVIAKEPRPGRVKTRLTPPFTPEGAAALAEAALTDTLRTVAETPVRRRVLVLDGTDGPWLPPGFDVVPQCAGGLDERLAAAFADCDGPALLIGMDTPQVTPSLLTVDFDGYDACLGPADDGGFWALGLAEPVPELLRGVPMSTPVTGAVQRDRLVAAGLRVRDLPRLRDVDTAADAEAVAAMAPHGCFAAELARLRTAGHR
- a CDS encoding class I SAM-dependent methyltransferase; its protein translation is MSTAHEVMARDNSKHSWSADPYADALRAGRGPLFLRRSDGWLLPLDVERWCARADAVDQQVLGRCEGAVLDVGCGPGRLVTELAAQGRTALGIDVSEAAVAHTLDLGGPALRRSVFEPLPGEGRWNTALLLDDNLGIGGDPRALLRRLTQLVLPGGLLIAETVPADVDERADVRIVRGPAPRGATEATFRWARLGTPALLRYARPLGWRTVDQWSAGGRCFVSLRSRSTDSTAEPPNSTAVISSQRARKPSADRPVADS